From a single Hypanus sabinus isolate sHypSab1 chromosome 7, sHypSab1.hap1, whole genome shotgun sequence genomic region:
- the LOC132396345 gene encoding general transcription factor II-I repeat domain-containing protein 2A-like, producing the protein MRKVDLSKNHFQKWMKSGKSMTYASYIAAQEIVRHGKQFTDGEYIKESFIKISEHLFTDFKNKSEIVQKIRDMPLSAKTVKDRTIKMAEDITRQQIKDINSAVAYSIACDESKDKGDIEQIALFCRYVNSAGPQEELIELIPLKDQTRGEDICEAVLNCLRAKGIKTTHLVSVATDGAPNMTGTHKGFVALLQKSLDRKLLTFHCILHQEALCAQTFPPECTEVMDVVIQIVNKIMAKSLNHRQFRLLLDELESAYSDLLLHNKVRWLSKGEVLKRFVACLEEVKTFLGSKGITFPELEQPEWLEKLHFMVDMTAHLNTLNTALQGKGRTALHMLEDVLAFERKLTVLARDLQKGTLSHFPNLREFKQGHDMIISEYLHSAIIAMQTSFGKRFCEFREEKNTLSFPVTPLSIDPSLLNTTALAGVSQPDLEMELADIADKDIWVSKFRRLTADLEDVARQKAVLAQNHKWSDIENLPKPDKLVFETWNAMPDIYVNMKKYALGVLSIFGSTYVCEQVFSNMNFIKNKHRARLTDDSLRSCVKMKVTSYSPDVQTLCAEVQEQKSH; encoded by the coding sequence atgcggaaggttgatctgagcaaaaatcatttccagaaatggatgaagtctggaaaatcaatgacatacgccagttatattgccgctcaggaaatagtcaggcacgggaagcagtttacagatggtgaatatataaaagaatctttcattaagatttcagaacatctattcacggactttaaaaacaagagtgaaattgtgcagaaaatcagggatatgcccctctctgcaaagactgtcaaagacagaaccataaaaatggcagaagacatcacaagacagcaaattaaagacatcaattcagctgtggcctactcgattgcctgtgacgagtctaaagacaaaggtgatattgaacaaatagcgttgttctgccggtatgtaaactctgccgggccacaggaagaactgattgagttgatacctctaaaagaccaaacacggggggaggacatctgtgaggctgtcttgaattgtttaagagccaaaggaataaagaccacccatctggtgtcagtagctactgatggggcaccgaatatgacgggaacgcacaagggatttgtggctttactgcagaagtcgctggacagaaagctgctgacttttcactgcatcttgcaccaagaggcactgtgcgctcaaacatttcctccggaatgcacagaagtaatggatgttgtcattcagattgtcaataaaataatggcaaaaagtttaaatcaccgtcaattccgtttgttactggacgagctggaaagcgcatattctgatctcctgctgcacaacaaagtccggtggctgtccaaaggggaggtgctgaaacgctttgtcgcgtgtctggaagaagtgaaaactttcctgggcagcaaagggatcacctttcctgagctggaacagccagagtggctggaaaagctacacttcatggtagacatgacagcgcacctgaacacgctgaacacagctcttcaggggaaaggacgcacagccctgcacatgttggaggatgttttggcattcgagcgcaagttgacagtgcttgccagagatttacagaaaggcactttgtctcatttccccaatttgagagagttcaaacaaggtcacgacatgataatttcggagtatttacattctgcaatcatcgcaatgcaaacatcgtttgggaaacgcttctgtgagttcagagaggaaaaaaacacattatccttcccggtcactcccttaagcatcgatccttccctactgaatacaactgcattggcaggtgtgagtcaacctgatcttgagatggaactggccgacatagccgacaaagacatatgggtgtccaagtttagacgcttgacagcagaccttgaagatgttgcccgtcagaaggccgttcttgctcagaatcacaaatggagtgatattgaaaaccttccaaaaccggacaaacttgtgttcgaaacatggaatgctatgcccgacatttatgtaaacatgaaaaagtatgcgcttggagtcctgtcgatctttggatccacatatgtatgtgagcaggtgttctccaacatgaactttattaaaaacaaacatcgcgcacgcctcacagatgacagcttgcgatcctgtgtaaagatgaaggtgacgtcatacagccctgatgtgcagacgctatgcgctgaggtccaggagcagaaatcccattaa